In Pseudoalteromonas carrageenovora IAM 12662, the following proteins share a genomic window:
- the mlaE gene encoding lipid asymmetry maintenance ABC transporter permease subunit MlaE: protein MLDLFQRLGRKTLGRFAALGRSAHMLFSALAHVPNFKKGTPLLVRQLYMVGSQSLLIIMVSGLFIGMVLALQGYTVLVGYGAEDSLGPLVALSLLRELGPVVTALLFAGRAGSALTAEIGLMKATEQLSSLEMMAIDPLKRIIAPRFWAGFISMPLLALIFSAVAIIGAHLVGVDWLGVDTGSFWSIMQSQVSFQQDILNGLIKSFVFAIVVTWIALYKGYDCVPTSEGISKATTETVVHSSLAVLGFDFILTAVMFTS from the coding sequence ATGTTGGATTTATTTCAAAGGCTAGGGCGAAAAACGCTAGGGCGTTTTGCTGCGCTTGGCCGTTCAGCACACATGCTGTTTAGTGCGCTTGCACATGTTCCTAATTTTAAAAAAGGTACCCCTTTACTTGTACGCCAACTATACATGGTGGGCTCGCAATCATTGCTTATCATAATGGTATCTGGCTTATTTATAGGCATGGTTTTAGCGCTACAAGGGTATACAGTTTTAGTTGGCTATGGCGCGGAAGATAGCCTTGGTCCCTTAGTGGCATTGAGCTTATTACGAGAGCTAGGGCCTGTTGTTACTGCGCTATTATTTGCAGGGCGAGCAGGGAGTGCGCTCACTGCCGAAATCGGCTTAATGAAAGCCACAGAGCAACTGTCATCACTTGAAATGATGGCAATCGATCCGCTAAAACGCATAATAGCGCCGCGCTTTTGGGCTGGCTTTATTAGTATGCCTTTACTTGCATTAATATTTTCAGCTGTAGCAATCATCGGTGCTCATTTAGTGGGGGTTGATTGGTTAGGTGTTGATACAGGTAGTTTTTGGTCAATCATGCAGTCGCAAGTATCGTTTCAGCAAGACATACTAAATGGCTTAATTAAAAGCTTTGTGTTTGCAATTGTAGTAACTTGGATTGCCCTTTATAAAGGGTATGACTGTGTGCCAACCTCTGAAGGTATTAGTAAGGCAACCACCGAAACGGTTGTTCATTCTTCATTGGCAGTTTTAGGTTTTGACTTTATTTTGACAGCGGTAATGTTTACCAGCTAA
- the rpsI gene encoding 30S ribosomal protein S9, translated as MMANQYYGTGRRKSSSARVFLRPGTGNIVINKRSLEEYFGRETARMVVRQALELVDMTEKFDLHITVAGGGTTGQAGAIRHGITRALMEFDESLRPQLRKAGFVTRDARKVERKKVGLKKARKRPQFSKR; from the coding sequence ATCATGGCAAATCAATACTACGGTACAGGTCGTCGTAAAAGTTCAAGTGCTCGCGTATTCTTACGCCCAGGCACTGGTAACATCGTAATCAACAAGCGCTCTTTAGAAGAGTACTTTGGTCGCGAAACAGCACGCATGGTTGTTCGTCAAGCTCTTGAGCTTGTTGACATGACTGAAAAATTTGACCTTCACATCACCGTTGCCGGTGGTGGTACAACTGGTCAAGCTGGTGCTATCCGTCACGGTATCACTCGTGCACTTATGGAGTTTGACGAGTCATTACGTCCACAACTTCGTAAAGCAGGTTTTGTTACACGTGATGCACGTAAAGTTGAACGTAAGAAAGTGGGTCTTAAGAAAGCGCGTAAGCGTCCACAGTTCTCAAAACGTTAA
- a CDS encoding STAS domain-containing protein — MTKLAISQVDEQHFRVSGELTRNSIGNEQLLNDKLLTKHKTTYFDLSEVSRVDTAGLAWLIHSFAEFKQQGIRLELQNPPEQLQNLMQLGQVTTLFE, encoded by the coding sequence ATGACTAAATTGGCAATAAGCCAAGTTGATGAACAGCACTTTCGGGTAAGTGGAGAACTTACTCGAAATTCAATTGGCAATGAACAGCTTCTGAACGATAAGTTATTAACTAAGCATAAAACCACCTATTTTGACCTTAGTGAGGTATCTAGGGTTGACACAGCGGGCTTAGCTTGGTTAATTCACTCTTTTGCAGAATTTAAGCAACAAGGTATCCGCCTTGAATTGCAAAATCCACCTGAGCAATTGCAAAATTTAATGCAATTGGGTCAAGTTACAACCCTATTTGAGTGA
- a CDS encoding YhcB family protein, producing MGTVMWVGLVVITAVVAFFIGAFVTKKQFKQDELKEQAEQAENALEQYRQDVADHLANTGKLVNKMKENYDQLLSHVEETNQLLLEDRNKAPAEPFFSKETTEQLQASLKERQCDRSNAQAQPADYVSGESGLFAGQNKVSEHSKAS from the coding sequence ATGGGCACAGTTATGTGGGTAGGTTTAGTTGTTATTACTGCTGTAGTAGCGTTTTTTATTGGTGCATTTGTTACTAAAAAGCAATTTAAGCAAGATGAATTAAAAGAGCAGGCTGAACAAGCAGAGAACGCGCTTGAGCAATATCGCCAAGATGTAGCCGATCATTTAGCGAACACAGGCAAGCTCGTCAATAAAATGAAAGAAAACTACGATCAGCTTCTTAGTCACGTGGAAGAAACCAACCAACTATTATTAGAAGATAGAAATAAAGCCCCTGCGGAACCGTTTTTCTCTAAAGAAACAACAGAACAATTGCAGGCTTCTTTAAAAGAACGCCAGTGCGATCGCTCAAATGCACAAGCACAACCAGCCGATTATGTATCTGGAGAGTCAGGTTTATTTGCTGGACAGAATAAAGTTTCAGAACATTCTAAAGCATCTTGA
- the mlaD gene encoding outer membrane lipid asymmetry maintenance protein MlaD: protein MNSRKLEILVGFFVALGILAFAMLALKVANSGISGSGETYTLNAKFENIGSLKARAPVKVGGVVIGRVESIYVHPQEFLPVVNMTIDAQYLCRFSDTSSISILTSGILGEQYLGIHPVIAPSSAEQRCLGETVTENKQDEAIDDLFGVESKALGDGDSMTDTKSAIVLEELIGQFLFNQGSE, encoded by the coding sequence ATGAATTCACGGAAATTAGAAATTTTAGTTGGTTTTTTTGTAGCGTTAGGCATTTTAGCGTTTGCGATGCTGGCATTGAAAGTAGCCAACTCCGGCATTAGTGGCTCAGGCGAAACATATACGCTAAATGCTAAATTTGAAAACATAGGCTCACTTAAAGCGCGCGCCCCAGTAAAAGTGGGTGGTGTAGTGATTGGTCGTGTTGAGTCTATTTATGTTCACCCGCAAGAATTTTTACCTGTAGTGAATATGACAATAGATGCGCAGTACTTATGTCGTTTTTCAGATACGAGCTCTATCTCAATTTTAACATCGGGTATTTTAGGTGAGCAGTACTTAGGTATTCACCCTGTTATAGCTCCAAGTTCGGCAGAGCAGCGCTGTTTAGGCGAAACAGTCACAGAGAATAAACAAGACGAAGCCATAGATGATTTATTTGGCGTAGAAAGCAAAGCGTTAGGTGATGGTGACTCAATGACTGATACCAAGTCTGCCATAGTACTTGAAGAGTTAATTGGGCAGTTTTTATTCAACCAAGGTAGTGAGTAA
- the zapE gene encoding cell division protein ZapE has protein sequence MTPWQTYQQDLKRDDFVHDSAQENAVRHLQRLYDDLTQAKPKKSGFFAKLFNSHEPEPIKGLYFWGGVGRGKTYLVDTFYEALPGTRKMRVHFHRFMHRVHDELKKLNNTANPLEKVADIFKAETDIICFDEFFVQDITDAMLLGGLMQALFARNIVLVATSNIIPDDLYRNGLQRARFVPAIELVKANTEIVNVDSGIDYRLRTLEQAEIFHSPLDEQADKNLFEYFDKLSPEAGKHDEPIEIEGRLINTRKVAKCVAMFEFSELCETARSQVDYMEISRLFNTVIISNVKQLGQTNDDAARRFIALVDEFYERHVTLIISAEKPITELYTQGNLNFEFKRCISRLQEMQSLEYLAKEHLA, from the coding sequence ATGACTCCTTGGCAAACATACCAGCAAGACCTCAAGCGTGATGACTTTGTACATGACTCAGCACAAGAAAATGCAGTACGTCATTTACAGCGTTTATACGATGACCTAACCCAAGCAAAACCTAAAAAATCGGGCTTTTTTGCTAAGTTATTTAATAGTCACGAACCAGAGCCTATTAAAGGTTTGTATTTTTGGGGTGGTGTAGGGCGTGGTAAAACCTATTTAGTTGATACATTCTATGAGGCATTGCCTGGCACCCGTAAAATGCGAGTGCATTTTCATCGTTTTATGCATCGTGTTCACGATGAGCTTAAAAAATTAAATAACACAGCCAATCCGCTTGAAAAAGTTGCTGATATTTTTAAAGCCGAGACCGACATAATTTGTTTTGATGAGTTTTTTGTTCAAGATATTACCGACGCCATGTTACTTGGTGGCTTAATGCAGGCATTGTTTGCTCGCAACATTGTACTTGTGGCTACTTCAAACATTATCCCTGATGACTTATACCGAAATGGCTTACAGCGCGCACGTTTTGTACCGGCTATTGAGCTGGTAAAAGCAAACACAGAAATAGTCAATGTAGATTCTGGGATTGATTATAGATTACGTACCCTTGAGCAAGCTGAAATATTCCATAGCCCATTAGATGAACAAGCTGATAAAAACTTATTTGAATATTTCGACAAGTTATCGCCAGAAGCCGGAAAGCATGATGAGCCAATCGAAATTGAAGGGCGTTTAATTAACACTCGTAAAGTGGCTAAATGTGTAGCTATGTTTGAATTTAGCGAGTTATGCGAAACTGCACGTAGCCAAGTAGACTATATGGAAATTAGTCGCTTGTTTAACACTGTAATAATTTCTAATGTTAAACAGCTTGGTCAAACTAATGACGATGCAGCGAGACGTTTTATTGCGTTAGTTGATGAATTTTATGAGCGCCATGTCACATTAATTATATCTGCTGAAAAACCTATCACGGAGCTTTATACCCAAGGTAATTTAAATTTTGAATTTAAACGTTGTATAAGCCGCCTGCAAGAAATGCAATCTTTAGAGTATTTAGCAAAAGAGCATTTAGCCTAA
- the rplM gene encoding 50S ribosomal protein L13: MKTFVAKPETVKRDWYVVDAEGKTLGRIATEIAHRLRGKHKAEYTPHVDTGDYIIVINAEKVTVTGNKFKDKVYYAHSGFPGGLKSTTFDKLQAAKPEMIIEKAVKGMLPRGPLGRAMYRKLKVYAGTEHNHAAQQPQVLDI; this comes from the coding sequence ATGAAAACGTTTGTTGCTAAACCAGAAACAGTAAAACGTGACTGGTACGTAGTTGACGCTGAAGGTAAAACTTTAGGTCGCATCGCTACTGAAATCGCTCATCGCCTACGCGGTAAGCACAAAGCTGAATACACTCCACACGTAGATACTGGTGATTACATCATCGTTATCAACGCTGAAAAAGTTACTGTAACTGGTAACAAATTCAAAGATAAAGTGTACTACGCTCACTCTGGTTTCCCAGGTGGTCTTAAGTCTACTACTTTTGATAAACTTCAAGCTGCAAAGCCTGAAATGATCATCGAGAAAGCTGTAAAAGGCATGTTGCCACGTGGTCCTTTAGGCCGCGCTATGTACCGTAAACTTAAAGTTTACGCAGGTACTGAGCACAATCATGCTGCACAACAGCCTCAGGTTCTAGACATTTAA
- a CDS encoding trypsin-like peptidase domain-containing protein has product MLKLLKFVLPPLFAGLGIAFLVVFFSPNMRAALLPNVPIPSAMSSSHLSFSDAVKRAAPSVVTIFSESISKEPRYKRQNTVQELGSGVIMAQDGYILTNYHVINNADQIMVILTDGRRFFDVQLIGFDTITDLALLKINADHLPVIPVNDDYSSSVGDVVLAIGNPLNLGQTITQGIISATGKQKITDSPYNNLLQMDAAINVGNSGGALVNSNGDLVGITSAQFKTRENLNIQGIFFAVPYSLAKEVMGKLIRHGRVVRGYLGFEGTAVDSTGKEVNDSLTEVAGMRITNLDPLGPAWQAGIEEQDIVIKIAGLSVANPQKVLERIGNTEPGKEIEFELYRNGKIEKIMVTVAELETKL; this is encoded by the coding sequence GTGCTGAAACTACTAAAATTTGTTCTTCCCCCGTTGTTTGCAGGCTTAGGTATTGCTTTTCTAGTGGTTTTCTTTAGCCCAAATATGAGAGCAGCCCTATTACCTAATGTACCAATCCCAAGTGCGATGAGCTCAAGCCATTTAAGCTTTTCGGATGCAGTAAAACGAGCTGCGCCATCTGTAGTGACTATTTTCTCAGAAAGCATTTCTAAAGAGCCACGCTATAAACGACAAAATACCGTACAAGAGTTAGGATCTGGCGTTATTATGGCGCAAGACGGCTATATATTAACTAACTATCACGTTATTAATAATGCAGACCAGATCATGGTTATTCTTACCGACGGTAGGCGATTTTTTGACGTGCAGTTAATCGGTTTTGATACTATTACTGATTTAGCGCTATTGAAAATAAATGCAGATCACTTACCTGTAATCCCTGTTAACGACGACTACTCATCAAGTGTTGGCGATGTCGTGCTTGCAATTGGTAACCCTCTTAATTTAGGGCAAACCATCACACAAGGTATTATTAGTGCAACGGGTAAACAAAAAATTACCGACAGCCCTTATAACAACTTACTGCAAATGGATGCAGCTATAAATGTTGGTAACTCAGGTGGGGCGTTGGTGAACTCAAATGGTGACTTAGTGGGTATCACTTCGGCGCAGTTTAAAACCCGTGAAAACCTTAATATTCAAGGAATATTTTTTGCAGTTCCCTACTCGCTCGCAAAAGAAGTGATGGGAAAACTAATACGCCATGGCCGCGTTGTACGTGGCTATTTAGGCTTTGAGGGCACCGCAGTTGATAGTACAGGCAAAGAAGTAAACGACAGCCTTACCGAGGTTGCAGGAATGCGTATTACTAACTTAGACCCATTAGGTCCGGCGTGGCAAGCTGGCATTGAAGAGCAAGATATTGTTATTAAAATTGCAGGGCTGTCTGTGGCTAATCCACAAAAAGTACTCGAAAGAATAGGTAATACAGAGCCAGGTAAAGAAATTGAATTTGAACTTTATCGTAACGGTAAAATAGAAAAGATTATGGTAACGGTTGCCGAGCTTGAAACTAAACTTTAA
- a CDS encoding Do family serine endopeptidase — protein MKMKLSLISAAILSTSLLLSPVASYAKLPVAVNGQQLPTLAPMLEQITPGVVSIQVSGSKEVRRRADPLEYFFGNPQPRSQKRQFSGLGSGVIIDADEGYVVTNNHVIQDAEKMVVTLEDGREYEATKIGSDTESDIALLQIEADDLVEVKLANSDSLRVGDFAVAIGNPFGLSHTVTSGIVSALGRSGLNIEGYEDFIQTDAAINQGNSGGALVNLNGELIGINTAILGASGGNVGIGFAIPSNMMKNLVDQIIEHGEVRRGSLGISGRPLDAGLAKAQQLDVKQGAYVMQVMDDTAASKAGIKAGDVITSINGSDISGFHELRSKIATLGEGREVKLGIYRDGKVKTVEVTLDGASGVTATGEELHPAFQGAELENVQKNSNKGVEVTSVDPRSPSARVGLEEGDVIMQVNRQRVETIRDMNKIIESTQGNIVLGVKRGRESIFILIQ, from the coding sequence ATGAAAATGAAATTATCACTTATCAGCGCAGCTATTCTTTCTACTAGCCTGTTATTAAGCCCGGTCGCCTCATATGCAAAATTACCGGTAGCAGTAAATGGTCAACAATTACCAACACTCGCACCAATGCTTGAGCAAATTACCCCAGGTGTAGTTAGTATCCAAGTTTCTGGTTCGAAAGAAGTACGCCGCCGCGCCGATCCACTTGAGTACTTTTTTGGCAACCCTCAACCTCGTAGCCAAAAACGCCAATTTAGTGGTTTAGGCTCAGGTGTTATTATTGATGCTGATGAAGGTTATGTAGTAACCAATAATCATGTTATTCAAGACGCTGAAAAAATGGTTGTTACACTCGAAGATGGGCGCGAATACGAAGCTACAAAAATTGGTAGCGATACTGAGTCTGACATTGCGTTACTACAAATTGAGGCTGACGACCTAGTTGAAGTTAAGCTGGCTAATTCAGATAGCTTGCGCGTTGGCGATTTTGCTGTGGCAATTGGCAATCCATTTGGTTTGAGCCATACAGTAACATCAGGAATTGTAAGTGCACTGGGCCGCAGTGGTTTAAATATAGAAGGTTATGAAGACTTTATCCAAACGGATGCGGCTATTAACCAGGGTAACTCTGGTGGCGCATTAGTTAATTTAAATGGTGAGTTGATTGGTATTAATACCGCAATTTTAGGTGCATCAGGCGGTAATGTAGGTATTGGCTTTGCTATACCATCAAACATGATGAAAAACTTAGTTGATCAAATTATTGAACATGGCGAAGTACGCCGAGGTTCACTGGGTATTTCTGGCCGCCCATTAGATGCAGGACTAGCAAAAGCCCAGCAACTTGATGTGAAGCAAGGTGCTTATGTAATGCAAGTAATGGATGATACCGCAGCAAGTAAAGCAGGCATTAAAGCTGGTGACGTAATTACTAGTATTAATGGCAGCGACATAAGTGGTTTTCATGAGCTACGTAGTAAAATTGCAACCTTAGGTGAAGGCCGTGAAGTTAAACTAGGCATTTACCGCGACGGTAAAGTTAAAACAGTAGAAGTAACACTTGATGGTGCATCAGGCGTTACCGCTACAGGCGAAGAGCTTCATCCTGCTTTTCAAGGTGCAGAGCTTGAAAACGTGCAAAAAAATAGTAATAAGGGTGTTGAAGTAACCTCTGTTGATCCGCGCTCACCTTCGGCTCGTGTAGGCCTAGAAGAAGGAGATGTGATCATGCAGGTGAACCGTCAACGCGTAGAAACGATTCGCGATATGAATAAAATCATCGAGAGTACGCAAGGCAATATTGTCCTGGGCGTAAAACGCGGCCGAGAGTCGATATTTATACTCATTCAATAA
- the petA gene encoding ubiquinol-cytochrome c reductase iron-sulfur subunit: protein MSNAPVDNGRRRFLTIATSVVGGVGAAGAAVPFIASWNPSERAKSAGAPVEVDISKLEPGQLIRVEWRGKPVWVVSRTPKMLEQMKEHEGQLRDPQSQEPQQLESSTNDYRSLRPEIFVAVGICTHLGCSPGFFKGNFGEKVEGTDDGFYCPCHGSKFDMAGRVFQSVPAPLNLEIPPYTFLDETTILVGEEKGVA from the coding sequence ATGAGCAATGCGCCTGTAGACAATGGCCGACGTCGCTTTTTAACCATAGCTACCTCTGTTGTAGGTGGTGTTGGTGCGGCTGGGGCTGCTGTTCCTTTTATTGCGTCTTGGAATCCAAGTGAGCGAGCTAAATCTGCGGGTGCGCCTGTAGAAGTAGATATCAGCAAACTTGAGCCAGGACAATTAATACGTGTCGAGTGGCGTGGTAAACCTGTATGGGTTGTATCACGGACCCCTAAAATGCTTGAGCAGATGAAAGAACATGAAGGTCAACTTCGTGATCCGCAATCGCAAGAGCCACAACAATTAGAATCATCAACAAATGATTACCGTTCATTACGCCCAGAGATTTTTGTCGCTGTTGGTATTTGTACGCATTTAGGTTGTTCTCCAGGCTTTTTCAAAGGTAACTTTGGTGAAAAAGTTGAAGGGACTGATGATGGTTTTTACTGTCCATGTCACGGTTCTAAATTTGATATGGCTGGCCGAGTATTTCAATCGGTTCCTGCACCATTGAACTTAGAAATACCACCTTATACTTTTCTTGATGAGACCACTATTTTAGTGGGCGAAGAAAAAGGGGTAGCCTAA
- a CDS encoding MlaC/ttg2D family ABC transporter substrate-binding protein gives MLKKFLAIVAIGAITLTQSVSAAEVKLNDPNKMVRQVSEYTFDRIKKDQPLISKDKEHLRVIVEEELMPYIDYKYAALRVLGSEVSKVRAITDEAEKAKAIKEIQRFISVFREYLVATYAGVFTQYTDQHVEFGAEQPFKGKDVVVVKTKITEDGKPDIKIDFKVREDRSGEWRAYDMIAEGISLLDAKQSELQGILRQQGIDNVSNLLEQKSQLPVQFRGNNSND, from the coding sequence ATGTTGAAAAAGTTTTTAGCGATTGTAGCCATAGGCGCAATAACATTAACGCAGAGCGTTAGTGCAGCAGAAGTTAAATTAAATGATCCTAATAAAATGGTACGCCAAGTATCTGAGTATACATTTGATCGTATCAAAAAAGATCAGCCGCTTATTAGTAAAGACAAAGAGCATCTTCGCGTTATTGTTGAAGAAGAGCTTATGCCTTACATTGATTACAAATACGCAGCGCTTCGTGTATTAGGTAGTGAAGTATCTAAAGTACGTGCAATTACAGACGAAGCAGAAAAAGCTAAAGCAATTAAAGAAATTCAACGCTTTATTAGCGTATTCAGAGAGTACTTAGTTGCCACTTACGCGGGTGTATTTACTCAATATACCGATCAGCATGTAGAATTTGGTGCAGAGCAGCCGTTTAAAGGCAAAGACGTGGTTGTTGTAAAAACCAAAATCACCGAAGATGGTAAACCGGATATTAAAATTGATTTTAAAGTACGCGAAGATCGCAGCGGTGAGTGGCGTGCATACGACATGATTGCTGAAGGTATAAGCTTACTAGATGCTAAACAAAGCGAATTACAAGGTATTTTACGCCAGCAAGGTATTGATAACGTAAGTAACCTTTTAGAGCAAAAGAGCCAACTGCCAGTTCAGTTTAGAGGCAACAATTCAAATGACTAA
- the murA gene encoding UDP-N-acetylglucosamine 1-carboxyvinyltransferase, which produces MDQFVIQGGTSLAGEVTISGAKNAALPILFASLLADGVSTFTNVPRLRDIVTTEALLQTLGAEVNWQGDTLIIDGSSVNKTLAPYELVKQMRASVLTLGPLVARFGEAQVSLPGGCAIGARPVDIHIQGLERMGAIINVENGYINAKVDGRLKGAEIFMEMVSVGATENLLMAAALADGKTILDNAAREPEITDLANCLIAMGAKISGAGTSRIEVEGVERLAGCEHSILPDRIETGTFLVAAAMAGGEVLCKNTDFHSLEPVIEKLRAANALVEVKEGSIYLDMRKRELKAVNIKTMPHPGFPTDMQAQFTALNVVANGSATITETIFENRFMHVPELQRMGANIRLEGHTAICGDTESLTGAQVMATDLRASASLILTGIVAQGETVVDRIYHVDRGYQRIEDKLSALGANIKRRSS; this is translated from the coding sequence ATGGATCAATTTGTAATTCAAGGTGGCACTTCACTTGCGGGTGAAGTTACTATTTCTGGCGCTAAAAACGCTGCATTGCCTATTTTATTTGCTTCACTACTTGCTGACGGTGTAAGTACATTTACTAATGTGCCTCGCCTTCGTGACATAGTAACAACAGAAGCATTATTACAAACATTGGGTGCAGAGGTTAATTGGCAGGGCGATACGCTAATAATCGACGGTTCTAGCGTTAATAAAACCCTTGCTCCGTATGAGTTAGTAAAACAAATGCGTGCATCTGTTTTAACGCTCGGCCCTTTAGTCGCTCGTTTTGGTGAGGCACAAGTGTCTTTACCTGGCGGCTGTGCTATTGGTGCTCGCCCAGTAGATATACATATTCAGGGTTTAGAGCGCATGGGCGCTATAATCAACGTTGAAAATGGTTACATTAATGCCAAGGTTGATGGCCGCTTAAAAGGCGCCGAAATTTTTATGGAAATGGTGAGTGTAGGCGCTACCGAGAACCTATTAATGGCGGCCGCCTTAGCTGATGGTAAAACAATTTTAGACAATGCTGCTCGTGAGCCTGAAATTACTGACTTAGCAAATTGCTTAATCGCAATGGGAGCTAAAATTAGTGGTGCTGGTACTAGCCGCATTGAAGTTGAAGGTGTTGAGCGATTAGCTGGTTGTGAGCACAGTATTTTACCTGATCGTATTGAAACTGGAACGTTTTTAGTTGCTGCAGCAATGGCTGGCGGTGAAGTGCTTTGTAAAAATACAGACTTTCATTCACTTGAGCCAGTTATTGAAAAACTGCGTGCTGCTAATGCACTCGTTGAAGTAAAAGAAGGTAGCATATATTTAGATATGCGTAAGCGTGAGCTTAAAGCTGTAAATATTAAAACGATGCCGCATCCGGGTTTTCCTACTGATATGCAAGCACAGTTTACTGCTTTAAACGTAGTGGCTAATGGTAGTGCAACTATTACTGAAACCATTTTTGAAAACCGTTTTATGCATGTACCTGAGCTACAACGTATGGGCGCTAATATTCGTTTAGAAGGTCATACTGCTATTTGTGGTGATACCGAAAGTTTAACGGGTGCGCAAGTAATGGCGACTGATTTACGCGCCTCAGCGAGCCTAATTTTAACGGGTATAGTTGCTCAAGGTGAAACGGTTGTAGATCGTATTTACCACGTTGATAGAGGTTATCAACGTATTGAAGATAAGCTAAGTGCGCTAGGTGCAAATATTAAACGTAGAAGTAGTTAA
- a CDS encoding ATP-binding cassette domain-containing protein, which translates to MESDLSQSIVEVKDVSFSRGDRTIYKNMSFSVPKGKITAIMGPSGIGKTTMLRLIGGQLKPDSGDILFEGGSIPNMSRKELYAARTKMSMLFQSGALFTDMSVFDNIAFPIREHTDLSEDIIRLIVLMKLQAVGLRGAKDLMPSELSGGMARRAALARSIALDPELIMYDEPFAGQDPISMGVLVKLIKSLNEVLGLSSLIVTHDVTEVMSIADHVIIIADQGVIGTGTPDEMRNHESPLVQQFLNGLSDGPVPFHFPAQTYAEELLGEKA; encoded by the coding sequence ATGGAGAGCGACTTGTCGCAATCAATAGTAGAAGTCAAGGATGTGAGCTTTTCGCGTGGCGATAGAACCATATATAAAAATATGAGTTTCAGCGTACCTAAAGGTAAAATCACTGCCATTATGGGGCCAAGCGGAATTGGCAAAACCACCATGCTGCGTTTAATCGGCGGTCAGCTTAAGCCTGACTCAGGCGATATTTTATTTGAAGGTGGCAGCATTCCAAATATGTCGCGTAAAGAGCTGTATGCGGCACGAACAAAAATGAGCATGCTTTTTCAAAGTGGTGCTTTATTTACCGACATGTCGGTATTTGACAATATTGCGTTTCCAATTAGGGAGCATACAGATTTAAGCGAAGATATTATTCGATTAATAGTCTTAATGAAGCTTCAAGCGGTTGGTTTGCGTGGTGCTAAAGACTTAATGCCCTCTGAGTTATCAGGTGGTATGGCAAGACGTGCCGCATTAGCGCGCTCTATTGCTCTGGACCCCGAACTCATTATGTATGATGAACCATTTGCAGGACAGGACCCTATTTCTATGGGGGTATTGGTTAAGCTAATAAAGTCTTTAAATGAAGTACTTGGTTTATCTTCATTAATTGTAACTCACGATGTTACAGAGGTTATGAGTATTGCCGATCACGTCATTATTATTGCTGATCAAGGCGTAATAGGCACAGGCACTCCCGATGAAATGCGCAATCATGAATCTCCATTAGTGCAGCAGTTTTTAAATGGTTTGTCGGATGGGCCTGTACCATTTCACTTTCCTGCGCAAACGTATGCCGAAGAGTTACTTGGAGAAAAAGCATAA
- a CDS encoding BolA family protein, with protein sequence METSQVETLLRDELQLSEVHVKANGSHYEVIAVGECFDGLSRVKKQQLVYGPLMNTISDGTIHAVSIRAFTPTEWKREQKFILPQ encoded by the coding sequence ATGGAAACTAGCCAAGTCGAAACATTATTACGCGACGAACTTCAATTATCTGAAGTACATGTAAAAGCCAATGGTAGCCATTATGAAGTGATTGCCGTAGGTGAATGCTTTGACGGTTTAAGCCGAGTTAAAAAGCAACAGCTAGTTTATGGCCCATTAATGAATACTATTTCTGATGGCACAATTCACGCTGTATCAATTCGTGCTTTTACTCCTACCGAGTGGAAACGTGAACAAAAATTTATTTTACCTCAATAG